One window of the Perca fluviatilis chromosome 5, GENO_Pfluv_1.0, whole genome shotgun sequence genome contains the following:
- the tmem82 gene encoding transmembrane protein 82 — translation MLSFITSLIPTSYLIPEWLTLDINPLDSLLQGLVGACGISVLCSTIRLHLFLEEESCNDKNDKDTLSQRTPSHQRSTYSGLFGMLQFFFVTGMLAVVGSRVASLVVLEFCLRAVSGLVTAGPESRKCVQQLLVQSQFSLGCALTCSLHFLHEGAAQRWLCLLLAAAPSWFLASQATRLLRHVMALYKLHSSQRYCGICICLLTSGRSVLPMLCRTMIITFSVAVVASISIINQHFLSATEALRFWTPLTICYTLLVVYMQEEQHRLPGSQAVLNTVVVRLGGLMILMLTVGRWADVLHILMCFLGEASCLIPTKDLLDAASSQDEEDYTDYVRRPQAQEKEHQR, via the exons ATGTTATCCTTTATCACGTCGCTTATTCCAACTTCCTACTTAATACCAGAGTGGTTGACTCTCGATATAAATCCACTGGATAGTTTACTTCAAG GACTGGTGGGTGCATGTGGGATCTCTGTGCTATGCTCCACAATAAGACTGCACTTATTTCTAGAAGAAGAGAG TTGTaatgataaaaatgataaaGACACATTAAGCCAGAGGACACCAAGTCATCAAAGGAGCACTTACAGTGGACTTTTCGGGATGCTGCAGTTTTTCTTTGTGACTGGGATGCTGGCTGTAGTGGGCTCCCGTGTTGCCTCCCTGGTGGTACTAGAGTTTTGTCTTCGTGCTGTCTCTGGATTGGTTACAGCAGGACCA GAGTCCAGGAAATGTGTGCAGCAGCTGTTAGTTCAAAGCCAGTTCTCTCTAGGCTGTGCCCTAACCTGCAGTTTGCACTTTCTCCATGAGGGGGCGGCCCAGCGCTGGCTATGCCTGCTCCTGGCAGCAGCACCTAGCTGGTTCCTGGCTAGTCAGGCCACACGGCTGCTGCGCCATGTCATGGCTCTGTATAAACTCCACAGCTCACAGCGCTACTGCGGCATTTGCATCTGCCTCCTCACATCAGGCCGCAGTGTGCTGCCTATGCTGTGCAGGACTATGATCATTACTTTCTCTGTGGCTGTGGTGGCCTCCATTTCAATCATCAATCAACACTTCCTCTCTGCAACAGAGGCCCTCAGGTTTTGGACACCACTGACTATCTGCTACACACTGTTGGTTGTGTACATGCAGG AGGAGCAGCACCGTCTGCCCGGTAGCCAGGCTGTCTTGAACACAGTGGTGGTGCGTCTCGGTGGTTTGATGATCCTGATGCTGACTGTTGGACGTTGGGCTGACGTGCTCCACATCCTAATGTGTTTCCTGGGTGAGGCTAGCTGTCTAATCCCCACTAAGGATCTGCTGGATGCGGCATCCTCACAG GATGAAGAGGATTATACAGACTACGTACGTAGACCACAGGCACAAGAGAAGGAGCATCAGAGATAG